A single Brachionichthys hirsutus isolate HB-005 chromosome 17, CSIRO-AGI_Bhir_v1, whole genome shotgun sequence DNA region contains:
- the bglapl gene encoding bone gamma-carboxyglutamate (gla) protein, like has product MKTLILLFVCAFLSVCWSMGDLESDVAGDSTDDTAADTSYASAASDSFASSESNSDSSSESDSDSAASDSSSNSDSSSESDSDSAASDSSSNSDSASSSSSSESDSHASQSASDEAAHVVMKRDLASALLRGRRAVHEGDLSPVQLERLREVCEMNMACDEMAETTGIIAAYTAYYGPVTV; this is encoded by the exons ATGAAGACCCTGATTCTCCTCTTCGTCTGTGCTTTTCTGTCAGTGTGCTGGTCAATGGGAG ACTTAGAATCGGACGTCGCCGGGGACTCCACCGATGACACAGCTGCTGATACGTCCTATGCTTCCGCTGCTTCGGATTCATTTGCCTCCTCCGAGTCCAATTCAGACTCATCCTCCGAATCGGACTCCgattctgcagcatctgattcCAGTTCCAATTCCGACTCATCCTCCGAATCAGACTCTgattctgcagcatctgattcCAGCTCCAATTCCGATTCGGCCtcatcctcgtcttcctctgagTCCGACTCACATGCCTCACAGTCAGCCAGCGATGAGG CAGCTCATGTGGTCATGAAGAGAGACCTGGCTTCTGCTCTcctcagaggaagaagagccgttcaTGAAGGAGACCTCAGCCCTGTGCAGCTGGAGAG GCTGAGAGAAGTGTGTGAGATGAACATGGCTTGTGACGAGATGGCCGAGACTACGGGCATCATCGCCGCATACACCGCCTACTACGGACCCGTCACCGTTTAA